The nucleotide window GCGCTGGAAGCCGACGTCGCTGCACTGGATGCCGCGGTCGAGGGAAGCGAAGACCTGCGTGACCTCATATCCTCGCCCATCTACGGGCGCGAGGAAACGGCCGCCGCCATCGGGGGCGTCGCCGACAAGATGGGCCTGCATGAAATCACAGCCAACACCTTGCGCCTGATGGCCAGCAAGCGCCGCCTGTTCGTGTTGCCTGCGCTGCTGACGGAATTGCGCGCGCGTATTGCGGACCACAAGGGCGAAGTGACCGCCGACGTGACATCCGCGAAGGCCCTGACCAAGACCCAGATGGACAAGCTTGCCGCGTCGCTCAAGGCGACCGTCGGCAAGGATGTGAACGTGAAAGCGACCGTCGATGAAAGCATCATCGGCGGTCTTGTCGTCAAAGTTGGCTCGAAGATGATCGACACCTCGATCCGCTCCAAGCTCAACGCACTCCAGAATACCATGAAAGAGGTCGGATAAATGAGTATCCAAGCAGCCGAGATCTCTGCGATCCTGAAACAGCAGATCAAGGACTTCGGGCAAGACGCGCAAGTCGCCGAAGTTGGCCGGGTTCTGTCCGTGGGCGACGGTATTGCCCGCGTCTACGGCCTCGACAACGTGCAAGCCGGTGAGATGGTCGAATTTCCCGGTGGCATCCAGGGCATGGCCCTGAACCTGGAAGCGGACAATGTCGGCGTCGTGATCTTCGGGTCCGACCGCGACATCAAGGAAGGCGACACCGTCAAGCGCACGAATTCCATCGTGGACGTGCCCGCAGGCCCCGAGCTTCTGGGCCGCGTGGTCGATGGTCTTGGCAACCCGCTCGACGGCAAGGGCGCGATCAACGCGTCCGAGCGTCGCGTGGCCGACGTGAAGGCGCCGGGCATCATCCCGCGCAAATCGGTGCATGAGCCGATGGCGACCGGTCTGAAATCCGTGGACGCAATGATCCCGATTGGCCGCGGCCAGCGGGAGCTGATCATCGGCGACCGCCAGACCGGCAAGACCGCCGTGGCGCTCGACACGATGCTGAACCAGAAGACCTACAACGACCGCGCAGGCGACGACGAGAGCAAGAAGCTCTACTGCATCTACGTCGCCGTGGGGCAGAAGCGGTCGACCGTGGCACAGCTGGTGAAGAAGCTGGAGGAGACGGGCGCGATCGACTATTCGATCATCGTTGCCGCCACCGCATCCGACCCCGCGCCGATGCAGTTCCTGGCGCCCTATGCCGCGACCGCGATGGCCGAATACTTCCGCGACAACGGCAAGCACGCGCTGATCATCTATGATGACCTGTCCAAACAGGCCGTGTCCTATCGCCAGATGTCGCTGCTGCTGCGTCGCCCGCCGGGCCGTGAAGCCTATCCCGGTGACGTGTTCTACCTGCACTCCCGCTTGCTGGAACGCTCCGCGAAGCTCAACGAGGACAACGGCGCAGGCTCTCTGACGGCGCTTCCGATCATCGAAACCCAGGGCGGTGACGTGTCGGCCTTTATTCCGACCAACGTGATCTCCATCACCGATGGCCAGATCTTCCTTGAGACGGAATTGTTCTTCCAGGGTATCCGTCCCGCCGTGAACACCGGTCTGTCGGTGTCTCGTGTGGGGTCCGCCGCTCAGACCAACGCGATGAAGTCGGTCGCCGGTCCGGTAAAACTGGAATTGGCGCAGTACCGCGAAATGGCGGCCTTTGCGCAGTTCGGCTCAGACCTCGACGCCTCCACCCAGCGTCTGCTGAACCGCGGTGCGCGTCTGACCGAACTGATGAAGCAGCCGCAATATTCGCCGCTGACCAATGCGGAAATCGTCTGCGTCATCTTCGCGGGCACCAACGGCTACCTGGACAAGATCCCGGTGGGCGATGTGGGCCGTTTCGAGAAGGGTCTGCTGACCTTCCTGCGCACCAAGAAGCAAGATGTGCTCGACTGGATCACCAATGAAGATCCGAAGGTGAAAGGCGACGCGGCCGACAAGATCAAGGCCGCGATCGACGAATACGCCGCTGACTTCGCCTGATGTAAGGAGGGAAGGCTTATGCCGAGCCTCAAGGACCTGAAAAACCGGATCGAGACGGTCAAATCGACCCGAAAGATCACCAAGGCGATGCAAATGGTCGCCGCCGCGAAACTGCGCCGTGCGCAGGAAGCGGCGGAAGCTGCGCGCCCCTATGCCGAGCGCATGAATGCCGTGATGGGCGGGCTGGCGCAGGCCGTCGGGTCGTCTGAAGGCGCGCCGCGTCTTCTCGCGGGAACCGGGGATGACAAGGTGCATCTGCTGGTCGTCATGACCTCGGAGCGGGGCCTCTGCGGTGGCTTCAACTCCAACATCGTGCGTCTTGCGCGGACCCGCATTCAGAAGCTTCTGGGTGAGGGCAAGACGGTCAAGATCCTGACCGTTGGCAAGAAGGGCCGCGAACAGCTGCGCCGCGACTATGCCGATCACCTAATCGGGCACGTGGATCTGGGCGATGTGAAGCGGATCGGCTATGCCAATGCGTCGGACATCGCGTCGGACGTGCTGGCCCGGTTCGATTCCGGTGAATTCGACGTCGCGACGATCTTCTACAGCGCCTTCCAGTCGGTCATCAGCCAGATCCCGACGGAGCAGCAGATCATCCCGGCCTCGTTCGACGAGGATGACGCGGTCGAAGGCGGGACGCTCTACGATTACGAGCCCTCGGAAGAGGCGGTGCTGGAAGACCTTCTGCCGCGCGGTGTCGCCACGCAGATCTTCACGGCGCTCCTGGAAAACGCGGCGTCCGAACAGGGCGCCCGGATGAGCGCCATGGACAACGCCACGCGCAATGCGGGCGAGATGATCGACAAGCTGACCATCGAATTCAACCGCTCGCGCCAGGCCGTCATCACCAACGAGCTGATCGAAATCATTTCGGGCGCCGAGGCGCTCTAAGGAACCGGAGACAAAGACATGGCCAATGCAAAAGGCAAGATCACACAGGTCATCGGCGCCGTCGTCGACGTGCAGTTCAATGAGCACCTGCCCGAGATTCTGAACGCGCTCGAGACCGACAACAACGGCAAGCGCCTGGTTCTGGAAGTGGCGCAGCATCTGGGCGAAAACACCGTCCGGACCATCGCCATGGACGCGACCGAAGGTCTGGTGCGCGGTCAGGAAGTGACCGACACCGACGGCCCGATCGTCATGCCCGTGGGCAACGGCACGCTGGGGCGCATCATGAACGTCATCGGGGAGCCGATCGACGAACGTGGCCCCATCGACAGCGACGAGACCCGCGCGATCCACCAGGACGCGCCGGATTTCCAGGAGCAGTCGACCGAGTCCGAGATCCTCGTGACCGGCATCAAGGTCGTTGACCTGCTGGCACCCTACGCCAAGGGCGGCAAGATCGGCCTCTTCGGCGGTGCCGGTGTGGGCAAGACGGTTCTGATCCAGGAACTCATCAACAACATCGCCAAGGTGCACTCGGGCTTCTCGGTGTTCGCGGGTGTGGGAGAGCGGACCCGTGAGGGCAACGACCTCTACTACGAATTCATCGAATCCGGTGTCATCAACATGGATGACCTGACCCAGTCGAAAGTGGCGCTGGTCTACGGCCAGATGAACGAGCCTCCGGGTGCGCGCATGCGGGTGGCCCTGTCCGGTCTGACGCTGGCCGAGCAGTTCCGGGATCAGTCCGGGACCGACGTTCTGTTCTTCGTCGACAACATCTTCCGCTTCACGCAGGCGGGTTCCGAGGTGTCGGCGCTTCTGGGTCGTATCCCGTCCGCCGTGGGCTACCAGCCGACGTTGGCCACCGACATGGGCCAGATGCAGGAACGCATCACATCGACCAAGAACGGCTCGATCACCTCCGTGCAGGCCATCTACGTGCCCGCGGACGACATGACCGACCCGGCGCCCGCGACGTCCTTCGCGCACCTTGATGCGACCACGGTTCTCAACCGCGCGATCTCGGAAAAGGGCATCTACCCGGCGGTCGACCCGCTCGACAGCTCCTCCCGCCTTCTCGATCCGGGCATTGTGGGGGAAGAGCATTATGCGGTCGCAAACGACGTGCAGCAGACGCTTCAGCGCTACAAGTCGCTCCAGGACATCATCGCCATCCTCGGGATGGATGAATTGTCGGAAGAGGACAAGCTGACCGTGGCGCGCGCCCGCAAGATCGAGCGTTTCCTGAGCCAGCCCTTTGACGTGGCCGAGGTCTTCACCGGTTCCCCCGGTGTGCAGGTTCCGCTGGAAGACACGATCCGCTCGTTCAAGGCGGTTGTGGCCGGCGAATATGATCATCTGCCCGAAGCCGCATTCTACATGGTCGGCGGCATCGACGAGGTGATCGCCAAGGCCGAGAAACTGGCCGCCGACGCAGCCTGATCCAAGCGGCGGGGTCACGAACCCCGCCTCTCGCTCACCATCCGGAGGCCATCATGGCAAACATGCAATTCGATCTGGTCAGCCCCGAACGCCGCCTGGCGTCGATGGAGGTGTCCGAAGTGCAGATCCCCGGTGCCGATGGCGATCTGACGGCCATGCCGGATCACGCGCCGATGATCACCACCTTGCGCCCCGGCATCCTCAAAGTGTCCGGCGCGGAGGGGGAGAAATCCTTCTTCGTCACCGGCGGTTTCGCGGATGTGGCCGGCCCCTCGGCCACGATCCTGGCCGAACGCGCCATGCCGATCGAGGAAGTGACCGGCGAGTTGGTGGAAGAGCTGATCTCCGCCTCCGAGGCCAAGCGGGCAGAGGCATCCGATGGGAACGCGGATGCCGCGGCCAAGTACCACGCCGATCTGACCACGGCGCTGGATTCCATCGTCGGACGGTGATCGTCGAAACATGTCAACGAATACGCCCTCGGCCACCCGGTCGGGGGCGTCGTCGTATCGGGGTTGCAAAACACCCGCCCGCCGCGCTTTTTTCTCAACATTGCCACGACTTTCATCGTAAACCGGGGCGAAGGTAACGACGATCTTGAGATGAAACGCCTAAAATCAAACCTCATAACGGTCGAGCAGGGGTCGAGCGTGATGTTCTCGGATTTCGCCAATAATGGACCGATGTGGTCCGGCGAAGGCCCGCGGGATTCCGTGACCAAGGTGGTTTTTGCCGAACCCTATCTCGATCCGCCGATGATCCATGTCTCCATCTCCATGTGGGATACGGGCGGCGATACCAACCAGCGCGCGGACCTGAAGGCGGAGAAAGTCACCAAGAAAGGCTTCAATCTTGTCTTCCGCACCTGGGGTGACAGCCGCATCGCGCGGATCAGGGCCGATTGGATGGCCATCGGGGAGCGGCCGGACGAGGATCTCTGGGACGTCGACTGAACGGCCATCGCCGCTGCCATTCCCGATGACGCTACGTCACTGATGAACAATGTTCAGAAATGAACTACGTTCACGATATCGGTTGAAACGAAAAGGCGTAAAGATCATGTCGAACTCAATCACGTCCCGGACATCGGGGCAGGCCGTACCGGCATTGGCGGCCGGGGCGCTTTCGGGGATCGTATCCGCCCTTGCGGTCGAGCCGGTCGCGCAACACCTCGAAACGATTCCGATCCTTCAAGATACGCTCGTGGGCCTGCTTTCGGTCATGGGCCTATCGGCGGGATTGTCCTTCGGTCTGGTCGGGGCGGCGTCCGGTGTATGGCGCCTGGATTTCCGCCTGCGCGATGCGGGGCTCTGGCTCGCCGCGTCCATCCTCGGGATGGCCGCCGCATTCTACGTCTCGATCGCGACATTCGACACCGGCAGCAGCGCCCCGGGGTACGTCCTGCCCTACCTCGCGGGGAGCCCCCTGGGCGCGCTGATCCTCGCGGCGCCGA belongs to Hasllibacter sp. MH4015 and includes:
- a CDS encoding F0F1 ATP synthase subunit delta gives rise to the protein MDVSEPASISTGIAARYATAMFELASEGKALPALEADVAALDAAVEGSEDLRDLISSPIYGREETAAAIGGVADKMGLHEITANTLRLMASKRRLFVLPALLTELRARIADHKGEVTADVTSAKALTKTQMDKLAASLKATVGKDVNVKATVDESIIGGLVVKVGSKMIDTSIRSKLNALQNTMKEVG
- the atpA gene encoding F0F1 ATP synthase subunit alpha codes for the protein MSIQAAEISAILKQQIKDFGQDAQVAEVGRVLSVGDGIARVYGLDNVQAGEMVEFPGGIQGMALNLEADNVGVVIFGSDRDIKEGDTVKRTNSIVDVPAGPELLGRVVDGLGNPLDGKGAINASERRVADVKAPGIIPRKSVHEPMATGLKSVDAMIPIGRGQRELIIGDRQTGKTAVALDTMLNQKTYNDRAGDDESKKLYCIYVAVGQKRSTVAQLVKKLEETGAIDYSIIVAATASDPAPMQFLAPYAATAMAEYFRDNGKHALIIYDDLSKQAVSYRQMSLLLRRPPGREAYPGDVFYLHSRLLERSAKLNEDNGAGSLTALPIIETQGGDVSAFIPTNVISITDGQIFLETELFFQGIRPAVNTGLSVSRVGSAAQTNAMKSVAGPVKLELAQYREMAAFAQFGSDLDASTQRLLNRGARLTELMKQPQYSPLTNAEIVCVIFAGTNGYLDKIPVGDVGRFEKGLLTFLRTKKQDVLDWITNEDPKVKGDAADKIKAAIDEYAADFA
- a CDS encoding F0F1 ATP synthase subunit gamma; the protein is MPSLKDLKNRIETVKSTRKITKAMQMVAAAKLRRAQEAAEAARPYAERMNAVMGGLAQAVGSSEGAPRLLAGTGDDKVHLLVVMTSERGLCGGFNSNIVRLARTRIQKLLGEGKTVKILTVGKKGREQLRRDYADHLIGHVDLGDVKRIGYANASDIASDVLARFDSGEFDVATIFYSAFQSVISQIPTEQQIIPASFDEDDAVEGGTLYDYEPSEEAVLEDLLPRGVATQIFTALLENAASEQGARMSAMDNATRNAGEMIDKLTIEFNRSRQAVITNELIEIISGAEAL
- the atpD gene encoding F0F1 ATP synthase subunit beta, translated to MANAKGKITQVIGAVVDVQFNEHLPEILNALETDNNGKRLVLEVAQHLGENTVRTIAMDATEGLVRGQEVTDTDGPIVMPVGNGTLGRIMNVIGEPIDERGPIDSDETRAIHQDAPDFQEQSTESEILVTGIKVVDLLAPYAKGGKIGLFGGAGVGKTVLIQELINNIAKVHSGFSVFAGVGERTREGNDLYYEFIESGVINMDDLTQSKVALVYGQMNEPPGARMRVALSGLTLAEQFRDQSGTDVLFFVDNIFRFTQAGSEVSALLGRIPSAVGYQPTLATDMGQMQERITSTKNGSITSVQAIYVPADDMTDPAPATSFAHLDATTVLNRAISEKGIYPAVDPLDSSSRLLDPGIVGEEHYAVANDVQQTLQRYKSLQDIIAILGMDELSEEDKLTVARARKIERFLSQPFDVAEVFTGSPGVQVPLEDTIRSFKAVVAGEYDHLPEAAFYMVGGIDEVIAKAEKLAADAA
- a CDS encoding F0F1 ATP synthase subunit epsilon; its protein translation is MANMQFDLVSPERRLASMEVSEVQIPGADGDLTAMPDHAPMITTLRPGILKVSGAEGEKSFFVTGGFADVAGPSATILAERAMPIEEVTGELVEELISASEAKRAEASDGNADAAAKYHADLTTALDSIVGR
- a CDS encoding H-type lectin domain-containing protein produces the protein MKRLKSNLITVEQGSSVMFSDFANNGPMWSGEGPRDSVTKVVFAEPYLDPPMIHVSISMWDTGGDTNQRADLKAEKVTKKGFNLVFRTWGDSRIARIRADWMAIGERPDEDLWDVD